The DNA segment AATTTTTCGGCGCAAACGTTTAATATGGGTATCCACCGTCCGGGTATCGCCTAAATAAGCATATCCCCAAATTTTGTCCAATAGCTGTTCTCTAGTAAAAACGTTTCCTTGATTGCTTGCAAGCAACCATAATAGCTCAACTTCTTTCGGGGTTGTAGTAATTTTCCCTTCACCAACAATCACTTCATATTTTGCAAAATTGATGAGGAGATTAGGAAATTGCAATGTTTTGTTTTTGTTTTCTTCTGTTTTCGCTCTTCTTAAAATGGCCTTTACCCTAGCAATTATTTCACCAGGAGAGAATGGCTTCGTTACATAGTCATCACCGCCTAAATTTAATCCAAGAATTTTATCAGATTCTTCTCCTTTGGCAGAAAGGATGATGATTGGTGTATCCATTGTTAGTCTTAATT comes from the Bacillus sp. (in: firmicutes) genome and includes:
- a CDS encoding response regulator transcription factor; translated protein: MCERKILVVDDEENVSELLKLYLEAEDFTVFIAGDGLQALSIAKKIQPDLIILDIMLPYKNGWQVAKELRLTMDTPIIILSAKGEESDKILGLNLGGDDYVTKPFSPGEIIARVKAILRRAKTEENKNKTLQFPNLLINFAKYEVIVGEGKITTTPKEVELLWLLASNQGNVFTREQLLDKIWGYAYLGDTRTVDTHIKRLRRKIESSLPYSYLQTVWGVGYKFEVIKNEKDSI